Sequence from the Fictibacillus arsenicus genome:
AAAGAAGCAGCAAAGTATGAGCATACGATTCAGAACGATGAATTAGAAAAAGCTTTGGCTGAGAACAAAGACGGCATGATTTTGCTTGATGTGAGAGAACCTGCAGAATATGAGTTCAAGCGTATACCTGGGGCAGTATCTATTCCTTTGGGAGAACTTGAAAGCAAAATAGACACACTTGATAAAAATAAAGAAATCAATGTCATTTGTCGTACTGGCTCAAGAAGTGATATGGCTGCACAAATTTTATCTGAAAAAGGTTTTGAGCGTGTGAAAAACGTATTGCCTGGAATGACTGAATGGACTGGGCCTGTAGAAGAAAATTAAAAAATTTTAATTGAAAATATACCTGGGGAGGTATTTGATAAAATGGTTAAAGCATTAACAGCTAAAGAAGTAGCAAAACGTGTTGTTGAAGGCAAAATGTTTATTCTAGATGTTCGTAATGAAAGTGATTTTAAAGACTGGAAAATCGAAGGTAAAGATATTGAGTCAATCAACCGTCCGTATTTCGATCTAATTGATGGTGTAGAGGATGTATTGGAACACCTTCCAAAAGAAGAAGTGTTGGTTGTTTGTGCTAAAGAAGGATCTTCTGTAATGGTAGCAGAGATGCTTGATGAAGCAGGAATTAAAGATGTTTATTACCTTGAAGGCGGTATGAAGGCTTGGAGCGAATACTTGTTGCCCGTGAAGATCGGCGACTTAAAGGATGGCGGTTCAATCTATCAATTCAACCGTATCGGTAAAGGCTGCCTTTCTTACCTTGTTGAATCAAACGGAGAAGCAGCGATCATTGATTCTGCTCGTACAATTGAAGCTTATGAAGATTTTGCTAAAGAAAACAATATTGAAATTAAGCACATGATCGATACACACCTTCATGCTGACCACATTTCTGGCGGACGCCGTCTTGCGGAAAAAACTAACGCAACTTACTGGCTGCCTCCAAAAGATGCTGAAGAAGTAACTTTCTCTTATGAAGCATTAGAAGAAGACAAAGACATTACGATCGGTAATACAAAGATTGAAATTCAGCCGCTTTATACTCCAGGTCATACGATCGGAAGTACTTCTATGATCGTTGACGGACAATACTTGCTTTCTGGAGATATTCTGTTTGTTGATTCAATCGGACGTCCAGACCTTGCTGGTAAAGCTGAGGACTGGGTAAGCGATCTGCATGATTCTTTATACAACAAATACAACAATCTTTCAAAAGATCTAATTGTATTGCCAGCTCACTTTGGTAAAATCAGCGAACTTGATGAAAAAGGTGCTGTTCAAGCTCCTCTAGGCGAGCTGTTTGAAAAGAACGAAGGGTTAAATATCGAAAGCGATGATGAATTCCGCAGAGCTGTAACAGAAAACTTACCGCCACAGCCTAATGCATATCAAGAAATCCGTCAGACAAACATGGGGAAAATCGATCCAACAACTGACGAACAGCGCGAGATGGAAATTGGTCCAAACCGCTGTGCAATCACTGAGTAAATAAAACAAAACTTAAACTAAAATTACCAGGAGGTTCTTCAAATGAACGTAAAACAAACTTTAGACACAAAAGGGTTATCTTGCCCAATGCCAATCGTAAAAACAAAAAAAGCAATGGATGGTCTTGCTAGCGGAGGCATCTTAGAAGTACTTGCAACTGATAAAGGTGCAGTAAATGACTTATCAGCATGGTCAAAATCATCTGGTCATGAATTATTAGACCATAAAGAAGAAGACGGCGTATTCAAGTTCTATATTCAAAAAGGGTAAAAAAATTTTAAATGCAAGGATACCTATATAGGTATCCTTGACAAAAGGGAGAGTTGGAAAATGGAACAAACACAAGATAAATCAACAATGGTCGTATTCAGCGGTGATCTTGATAAAGCGATGGCGAGTTTTATTATCGCAACAGGTGCAGCTGCTATGGGGAAACAAGTGACGATGTTCTTTACATTCTGGGGATTAAACATCTTAAGAAAAGAAGAATACGTAAATGTGAAGAAAACATTCATGGATAAAATGTTCGCGAAAATGATGCCAAGAGGACCTGAAAAACTTGGTATTTCTAAAATGAACTATGGCGGTCTAGGCGGAAAGATGATGAAGTATACGATGAAAAAGAAAAACATTGTAACGCTTAAAGAATTAATCGAGATGGCTCAAGACCTAGATGTGAAGATGGTTGCATGTACAATGTCTATGGATGTTATGGGTATTACGAAAGATGAGCTTATTGATGGTCTTGATTATGCTGGTGTAGCTTCTTACCTTGCTGATGCAGATGAGTCCAAGATCAACTTGTTTATCTAAATAAAATCAGCCATGGGGGAGTGAAGTCATGGAATTAGGATTCATAATAACGATTTTTTTAATAGGCTTTATAGGTTCTTTTATATCCGGAATGGTAGGGATCGGCGGATCGATCATCAAGTATCCAATGCTTCTATATATTCCAGCTATGCTAGGCTTCACAGCATACTCGGCTCATGAGGTTTCAGGTATAAGTGCGGTTCAAGTTTTTTTCGCTACTATAGGTGGGGTTTGGGCTTATCGTAAAGGCGGTTATTTGAACAAGACTCTTATTATCTATATGGGTTCAGCTATTCTGTTAGGAAGCTTTATTGGCGGATATGGTTCACAGGCAATGTCAGAGGGACAGATTAATATCGTATATGCAGTATTAGCGACGATAGCAGCTGTAATGATGCTTATTCCTAAGAAGGGCATTGATGACATTCCATTAGATCAAGTGAAGTTTAATAAATGGCTGGCAGCGGGACTCGCATTTATTGTAGGTGTAGCAGCAGGTATAGTAGGTGCAGCTGGAGCGTTTATCCTTGTTCCGATCATGTTGGTTGTTCTTAAGATACCAACTCGAATGACGATTGCCACATCACTTGCTATCACCTTCATTTCATCAATCGGTGCAACGATTGGTAAGATCACGACTGGTCAAGTATTGTTATGGCCAGCAGTCATCATGGTAGTAGCAAGTCTGATCGCGTCTCCGCTTGGAGCTCAATTCGGTAAAAAAATAAATACAAAAATCCTTCAATTCATCTTAGCTGCACTAATTATTGCAACGTCAATTAAGATTTGGCTAGATATTTTAGGATAAATGTTTGCCTGTTCATCAATTAGGCAAGACATACTAAGAAAGACACAAACAAGGGAGATGCTTATGTTTCATTACACAGTCGAGACAACAATGACAATGGAAGAAGCGGCTCAAAAATTAGAGGAACAGTTAAAAGAAGAAAAGTTCGGTGTGCTATGGCAGTTTAACGTAAAAGAAAAGCTGCAGGAA
This genomic interval carries:
- a CDS encoding sulfite exporter TauE/SafE family protein; this encodes MELGFIITIFLIGFIGSFISGMVGIGGSIIKYPMLLYIPAMLGFTAYSAHEVSGISAVQVFFATIGGVWAYRKGGYLNKTLIIYMGSAILLGSFIGGYGSQAMSEGQINIVYAVLATIAAVMMLIPKKGIDDIPLDQVKFNKWLAAGLAFIVGVAAGIVGAAGAFILVPIMLVVLKIPTRMTIATSLAITFISSIGATIGKITTGQVLLWPAVIMVVASLIASPLGAQFGKKINTKILQFILAALIIATSIKIWLDILG
- a CDS encoding DsrE/DsrF/DrsH-like family protein; its protein translation is MEQTQDKSTMVVFSGDLDKAMASFIIATGAAAMGKQVTMFFTFWGLNILRKEEYVNVKKTFMDKMFAKMMPRGPEKLGISKMNYGGLGGKMMKYTMKKKNIVTLKELIEMAQDLDVKMVACTMSMDVMGITKDELIDGLDYAGVASYLADADESKINLFI
- a CDS encoding MBL fold metallo-hydrolase — encoded protein: MVKALTAKEVAKRVVEGKMFILDVRNESDFKDWKIEGKDIESINRPYFDLIDGVEDVLEHLPKEEVLVVCAKEGSSVMVAEMLDEAGIKDVYYLEGGMKAWSEYLLPVKIGDLKDGGSIYQFNRIGKGCLSYLVESNGEAAIIDSARTIEAYEDFAKENNIEIKHMIDTHLHADHISGGRRLAEKTNATYWLPPKDAEEVTFSYEALEEDKDITIGNTKIEIQPLYTPGHTIGSTSMIVDGQYLLSGDILFVDSIGRPDLAGKAEDWVSDLHDSLYNKYNNLSKDLIVLPAHFGKISELDEKGAVQAPLGELFEKNEGLNIESDDEFRRAVTENLPPQPNAYQEIRQTNMGKIDPTTDEQREMEIGPNRCAITE
- a CDS encoding sulfurtransferase TusA family protein codes for the protein MSIKVDQVLDCKGLSCPMPIVRTKKAMDQLEAGQVIEVQATDKGSLADMQGWARNTGNQYLGTNEEGDVLKHYLRKSNPGEVKEAAKYEHTIQNDELEKALAENKDGMILLDVREPAEYEFKRIPGAVSIPLGELESKIDTLDKNKEINVICRTGSRSDMAAQILSEKGFERVKNVLPGMTEWTGPVEEN
- a CDS encoding sulfurtransferase TusA family protein; translated protein: MNVKQTLDTKGLSCPMPIVKTKKAMDGLASGGILEVLATDKGAVNDLSAWSKSSGHELLDHKEEDGVFKFYIQKG